From the Billgrantia sulfidoxydans genome, one window contains:
- a CDS encoding DUF1206 domain-containing protein, which translates to MNGTTAPDRREALTLLARWGYAARGVVYLLVGGLAALAALGQGGETTDSRGALERLMTAPWGGVLLGAISVGLVGYAVWRCTQAVKDTDRHGTDAQGLAIRAGLLVSASTHLLLAFFAASLIFTLGGGSGDSGSGSESLAGWLMQQPYGRWLVGAVGLAIIGAGIAHGIKGWKMKFHRHFDMPSRTQRWAYPVCRFGLVVRGLVFLLIGAFFILAAYEVDPGEAGGLTDVFSTLRSQAFGRWLLAFVALGLFSFGLYSLLEAVYRRVNTPG; encoded by the coding sequence ATGAACGGCACGACCGCGCCCGACCGGAGGGAGGCACTCACGCTGCTGGCGCGCTGGGGCTATGCGGCTCGCGGCGTCGTCTATCTGCTGGTGGGAGGCCTCGCCGCGCTGGCGGCACTCGGCCAGGGCGGCGAGACCACGGACAGCCGCGGCGCGCTGGAGCGCCTGATGACCGCCCCGTGGGGCGGCGTGCTGCTCGGTGCGATCAGCGTGGGGCTGGTGGGCTACGCCGTCTGGCGCTGCACCCAGGCCGTCAAGGATACTGATCGTCACGGCACCGACGCCCAGGGCTTGGCGATACGCGCGGGCCTGTTGGTAAGCGCCAGCACGCATCTGCTCCTGGCGTTCTTTGCTGCCAGCCTGATCTTTACCCTGGGCGGCGGCTCCGGCGATTCCGGTAGTGGTTCGGAAAGCCTCGCCGGCTGGCTGATGCAGCAACCCTACGGACGCTGGCTGGTGGGCGCCGTTGGCTTGGCCATCATTGGCGCCGGCATCGCCCATGGCATCAAGGGTTGGAAAATGAAGTTTCATCGCCACTTCGACATGCCATCCCGCACCCAGCGCTGGGCCTACCCCGTCTGTCGTTTCGGGCTGGTGGTACGCGGGCTGGTATTCCTGCTCATCGGCGCCTTCTTCATCCTCGCCGCCTATGAAGTGGATCCCGGCGAGGCGGGCGGTCTCACAGACGTCTTCAGCACGTTGCGCAGCCAAGCCTTCGGTCGCTGGTTGCTGGCCTTCGTTGCCCTGGGCCTGTTCAGCTTCGGTCTCTACAGCCTGCTCGAAGCCGTGTACCGGCGCGTGAACACTCCCGGCTGA
- a CDS encoding hemerythrin domain-containing protein — MTVQTTNTSAQDVVDILTLDHREMEGLLDQIKQSPDAGQRRDLTDTLIAEVMRHSVAEEMYVYPAMEKRIPDGEEEAEHDREEHDVIVQVMKQLEDADAAEPAFMERVHKLDELLRHHAKDEEADQFPKLRQRIPGEDLVELGKKVEKAKQLAPTRPHPSAPHSELFHKTVGPGVGMVDRLRDRLSGRMTG; from the coding sequence ATGACCGTGCAGACCACCAATACGTCCGCCCAGGACGTCGTCGACATCCTCACCCTCGACCATCGCGAGATGGAAGGACTCCTCGATCAGATCAAGCAGTCCCCGGATGCCGGACAACGCCGCGATCTGACCGATACGCTGATCGCCGAGGTGATGCGTCATTCCGTCGCCGAGGAGATGTACGTCTACCCCGCGATGGAGAAGCGCATCCCCGACGGCGAGGAGGAAGCCGAGCACGACAGGGAGGAACACGATGTGATCGTGCAGGTAATGAAGCAGCTGGAAGACGCCGACGCCGCCGAGCCGGCATTCATGGAGCGCGTGCACAAGCTGGACGAACTGCTGCGCCACCACGCCAAGGACGAGGAAGCCGACCAGTTTCCCAAGCTGCGCCAGCGCATTCCCGGCGAGGACCTCGTCGAGTTGGGCAAGAAGGTGGAGAAAGCCAAGCAGCTGGCACCGACTCGCCCCCACCCCAGCGCCCCCCACTCCGAGCTGTTCCACAAGACCGTGGGCCCCGGCGTCGGCATGGTCGACCGTCTGCGCGACCGTCTCAGCGGCAGGATGACCGGCTGA
- a CDS encoding metallophosphoesterase yields MRLRVLSDLHLEHFDEGRELPDVAADVVILAGDIHRHAEGLAWAAERFAGVPILYVPGNHEFYGSCMPLLRQALAAEAERLGIHLLDNRSLTLGGVRFHGTTLWTDFALYADDPDFDPALTEEKARWLMPDFSIIEQPEGERFSPAESQRLHSEALAWLAAELAKPFDGPRVVISHHAPLAECIPPSYRGDALSPAFASHLPAMMGRMALWIHGHVHEPVDCEANGTRVLANPGGYPGEFEPPLFVPDLTIDI; encoded by the coding sequence ATGCGACTCAGGGTGCTTTCCGACCTGCATCTGGAACATTTCGACGAAGGACGCGAGTTGCCGGACGTGGCGGCGGACGTCGTCATTCTTGCCGGTGACATCCACCGCCATGCGGAGGGCCTGGCCTGGGCCGCCGAACGCTTCGCCGGGGTGCCGATCCTCTACGTGCCGGGCAACCATGAATTCTATGGCAGCTGCATGCCGCTGCTGCGTCAGGCGTTGGCCGCCGAGGCCGAGCGGCTGGGTATTCATCTGCTCGACAATCGTTCGCTCACGCTGGGGGGCGTACGCTTCCACGGCACCACTCTGTGGACCGACTTCGCGCTCTATGCCGATGACCCGGACTTCGACCCGGCGCTGACCGAAGAGAAGGCGCGCTGGTTGATGCCGGACTTCAGTATCATCGAGCAGCCGGAAGGAGAGAGGTTCAGCCCGGCCGAAAGCCAGCGGCTGCATAGCGAAGCATTGGCCTGGCTGGCGGCGGAGCTGGCCAAGCCCTTCGACGGACCTCGGGTGGTGATCAGTCATCACGCCCCCCTGGCCGAGTGTATTCCGCCAAGCTACCGGGGCGATGCGCTGTCGCCGGCCTTCGCCTCGCATCTGCCGGCCATGATGGGGCGCATGGCGCTGTGGATTCACGGTCACGTGCACGAGCCGGTGGATTGCGAAGCCAATGGCACGCGGGTGCTGGCCAATCCGGGGGGGTACCCCGGGGAGTTCGAGCCGCCCCTGTTCGTGCCGGACCTGACCATCGACATCTGA
- the nhaD gene encoding sodium:proton antiporter NhaD yields the protein MPFGCSTSARPRSLRGPALLLLVAVALFASPLAHAATGPLALTNSLVGFVAVVLFVLAYALVMAEEKLHMRKSKPVLVAAGLIWFMIGWVYVRAGMPAEAEHAFRETLLEFAELMLFLLVAMTYINAMEERRVFDALRSWMVRKGFSYRQLFWLTGGLAFFISPVADNLTTAMLMCAVVIKVAEGDRRFINLACINIVVAANAGGAFSPFGDITTLMVWQAGMLQFYEFFALLVPSLVNFLVPAVAMSLFVGDRRPEGDEEEIDLKRGARRIIGLFLLTVATAVASHSLLHLPPVLGMMTGLGYLQFFGYYLRRTLPRSLERKRERYTRAGDERRLAQLGSVVPFDVFNRVARAEWDTLLFFYGVVMCVGGLGFLGYLSLVSELLYSGWNATWANIALGLVSAVVDNIPVMFAVLTMQPEMSHGHWLLITLTAGVGGSLLSIGSAAGVALMGQARGYYTFAGHLRWAPVIALGYAASILVHLWLNAASFH from the coding sequence ATGCCCTTCGGCTGCTCCACCTCCGCCAGGCCTCGGTCTCTCCGTGGCCCGGCTCTGCTGTTGCTCGTCGCTGTTGCTCTATTCGCAAGCCCGCTGGCGCATGCCGCCACCGGACCGCTCGCATTGACGAATTCTCTGGTCGGCTTCGTCGCCGTGGTGCTGTTCGTGCTCGCCTATGCGCTGGTCATGGCCGAAGAGAAGCTGCACATGCGCAAGTCCAAGCCGGTGCTGGTCGCGGCCGGCCTGATCTGGTTCATGATCGGCTGGGTCTACGTCCGGGCGGGCATGCCCGCCGAGGCCGAGCATGCCTTCCGCGAGACCCTGCTCGAGTTCGCCGAACTGATGCTGTTCCTGCTGGTGGCGATGACCTACATCAACGCCATGGAGGAGCGACGAGTCTTCGACGCACTGCGCTCATGGATGGTGCGCAAGGGTTTCAGCTACCGCCAGCTGTTCTGGCTCACCGGTGGGCTCGCCTTCTTCATTTCACCGGTGGCCGACAACCTGACCACCGCCATGTTGATGTGCGCCGTGGTGATCAAGGTGGCCGAGGGCGACAGGCGCTTCATCAACCTGGCCTGCATCAACATCGTGGTGGCGGCCAACGCCGGCGGTGCCTTCAGCCCCTTCGGCGACATCACCACGCTGATGGTGTGGCAGGCCGGCATGCTGCAGTTCTATGAGTTCTTCGCCCTGCTGGTGCCTTCGCTGGTCAACTTCTTGGTGCCGGCGGTGGCCATGAGCCTGTTCGTCGGCGACCGCAGGCCGGAAGGCGACGAAGAGGAGATCGACCTCAAGCGCGGCGCGCGGCGTATCATCGGCCTGTTCCTGCTCACCGTGGCCACCGCCGTGGCCAGCCATAGCCTGCTGCACCTGCCGCCGGTGCTCGGCATGATGACGGGCCTCGGCTACCTGCAATTCTTCGGCTACTACCTGCGCCGTACCCTGCCCCGTTCGCTGGAGCGCAAGCGCGAGCGCTACACCCGCGCGGGTGACGAGCGCCGCTTGGCCCAGCTCGGCAGCGTGGTGCCGTTCGACGTGTTCAACCGCGTGGCACGGGCCGAGTGGGACACCCTGCTGTTCTTCTACGGGGTGGTGATGTGCGTCGGCGGCCTGGGCTTCCTCGGCTACCTGAGCCTGGTCTCGGAGCTGCTCTACAGTGGCTGGAATGCCACTTGGGCCAATATCGCGCTGGGCCTGGTTTCCGCGGTGGTGGACAACATTCCGGTAATGTTCGCCGTGCTGACCATGCAGCCGGAGATGTCCCACGGCCATTGGCTGTTGATCACGCTGACGGCCGGGGTCGGCGGCAGCCTGCTCTCCATCGGCTCCGCCGCCGGGGTTGCCTTGATGGGCCAGGCCCGCGGCTACTACACCTTTGCCGGACACCTGCGCTGGGCGCCGGTGATCGCGCTGGGCTACGCCGCCAGTATCCTCGTCCACCTGTGGCTGAATGCCGCCAGCTTCCATTGA
- a CDS encoding DUF503 domain-containing protein → MHIAVMTVRISLPGCASLKEKRQRMGGLHERYGRNPAVAVCESGEHDRLEASEWTFVTVGNERPKVESLCSEIEDKLQRTVDGRVMEVLRELL, encoded by the coding sequence ATGCACATTGCCGTGATGACGGTACGGATTTCCCTGCCTGGCTGCGCGTCGTTGAAGGAGAAGCGGCAGCGCATGGGTGGCCTGCACGAGCGCTACGGCCGCAACCCGGCTGTGGCGGTTTGCGAAAGTGGTGAGCACGACCGGCTGGAGGCGAGCGAATGGACCTTCGTGACGGTGGGCAACGAGCGGCCGAAGGTGGAGTCGCTGTGCAGTGAGATCGAGGACAAGCTGCAGCGCACGGTGGACGGACGAGTGATGGAGGTTTTGCGGGAGCTGCTGTAG
- a CDS encoding general stress protein: MAQRNQNPGNFANDPQKASQAGQKGGQQSGGNFANDPQKASEAGQKGGHESGGNFANDPQRAAEAGHKGGQQSSGNFANDPQRASEAGQKGGHESGGNFANDPQRASEAGQKGGQHSGGNFANDPQKASEAGQKGGQHSGGNFANDPQKASEAGRKGGKNQGR, from the coding sequence ATGGCACAGCGCAACCAGAATCCGGGCAACTTTGCCAACGATCCGCAGAAAGCTTCTCAAGCTGGCCAAAAGGGCGGCCAGCAAAGCGGTGGCAACTTTGCCAACGATCCGCAGAAGGCGTCAGAGGCCGGCCAGAAAGGCGGCCATGAAAGCGGTGGAAATTTCGCCAATGATCCGCAGCGCGCTGCCGAAGCCGGCCACAAGGGCGGCCAGCAGAGCAGTGGCAACTTCGCCAACGACCCGCAGCGCGCCTCCGAAGCCGGCCAGAAAGGCGGACACGAAAGCGGTGGCAACTTCGCCAACGACCCGCAGCGCGCCTCAGAAGCCGGCCAGAAAGGCGGCCAGCACAGCGGTGGCAATTTTGCCAACGACCCGCAGAAGGCCTCGGAGGCCGGCCAGAAGGGCGGCCAGCACAGCGGCGGCAACTTTGCCAACGACCCGCAGAAGGCCTCGGAAGCCGGCCGCAAGGGAGGCAAGAACCAGGGCCGCTAA
- a CDS encoding potassium channel family protein: protein MSTFIALSGFLLLGLVCYDAVQTTLSAARSGPITRLLGRFAWYTALWFYRRFSRHGLLRAVGPWVTVSLMLVWVGLIWLGWWLVFNSHPTAVFHPDSGTYANPVERLYYVGYTITTLGYGDFVAGGAKWQLLSVVAAANGFFLLTLAVTYILSVMSAVVQKRQLALSIHSLGATPADIVGQWGEEGDFSVLASQTDALKSTIISVGQQHLAYPILHYYHQGHAERALPVALFRLYQALVIVCHGSTSLAPSVRLQLQATLHALEDFLSVLSQDFVRPARHVPEIDAAWLPAAAGLDRSPEALCRYLETLEIQRLWLAYVHKDGWDWRTLWVNELT, encoded by the coding sequence ATGTCGACTTTCATCGCACTCAGCGGTTTTCTTCTGCTGGGTCTGGTGTGCTACGACGCCGTCCAGACGACGCTTTCCGCAGCCAGGTCGGGGCCCATCACACGGCTTCTCGGTCGGTTCGCCTGGTATACGGCCCTGTGGTTCTACCGGCGCTTCTCCCGGCATGGGCTGCTTCGGGCCGTTGGTCCCTGGGTCACCGTCAGCCTGATGCTGGTATGGGTCGGTCTGATCTGGCTGGGGTGGTGGCTGGTCTTCAACAGTCATCCCACGGCTGTGTTTCATCCAGACTCCGGCACCTACGCCAACCCCGTGGAGCGACTCTATTACGTCGGCTATACCATCACTACGCTGGGGTACGGTGACTTCGTGGCCGGTGGTGCCAAGTGGCAACTGCTGTCCGTGGTCGCGGCAGCGAACGGCTTTTTTCTGCTGACGCTTGCCGTGACGTATATCCTCTCGGTCATGTCTGCAGTGGTTCAGAAGCGCCAACTGGCGCTCTCGATCCACTCCCTGGGCGCTACGCCGGCGGACATCGTGGGCCAATGGGGCGAGGAGGGCGATTTCAGCGTGCTGGCCAGTCAGACCGACGCATTGAAATCGACGATCATCAGCGTCGGGCAGCAGCACCTCGCCTACCCCATCCTGCATTACTACCACCAGGGTCACGCCGAGCGAGCCCTGCCGGTCGCGCTGTTCCGGCTCTACCAGGCCCTTGTCATCGTCTGTCACGGCAGCACGTCGCTTGCCCCCTCGGTGCGCCTCCAACTGCAAGCGACCCTCCATGCACTGGAGGACTTCCTGTCGGTGTTGAGCCAGGACTTCGTGCGACCCGCTCGGCACGTGCCCGAGATCGATGCCGCCTGGCTGCCCGCCGCAGCCGGCCTCGACAGATCGCCCGAGGCGCTCTGTCGCTATCTGGAAACGCTGGAGATTCAGCGCCTATGGCTGGCCTATGTCCACAAGGACGGGTGGGACTGGCGAACGCTGTGGGTGAATGAGTTGACCTAA
- a CDS encoding methyl-accepting chemotaxis protein: MKTYANKEARFAGLKRLPELNLQNKILLLVLVPLIISSSSLLVLEGLERIETNRSQLERQRELMIESRRMGVERIVEMARTLVRNMAAGGGDPAVAQHEAKALLRDLRFDDDNYLFVFDDQGTMLVQPAIPEQEGRNLLDLEDANGKPLIRDMIEIARQGGGGYAYEWLNPATGREESKYSHAAAIPEWNWIIGAGVYANEVDAAMLGIEAAAREQLFETLVRLWLVASAINLAITFLAIWVTRRTVRQIRRTASDMHEIAQAVAQGHGDLTRRLTVTSRDEIGELASQFNGFLSRIQATLRDVRGSANRVYDVAQTIARDSEELASRTDQAAANLQQTSSAMEQITSTVQNNADHAQQADGLVRGSAEVARRGRESMARVESTMGDISDAATKIGEIVSLIDGIAFQTNILALNASVEAARAGEHGRGFAVVAQEVRSLAQRSADAAREIKALIDDSVNRTQHGAGIVHQAGETMQEIFASISRISEVIAEISAGSREQSAGIHEVNTAVNQMDAMTQQNAVMVEHSSETAAAMRTQAERLSRLINAFVLGDEGKVPQDSGNGDAPLPASVPRALVRREARAAETEWEAW, from the coding sequence ATGAAAACGTACGCAAACAAGGAAGCCCGGTTCGCCGGTCTCAAGCGGTTGCCGGAGCTCAATCTGCAGAACAAGATACTATTGCTCGTCCTGGTACCGCTTATCATATCCTCCTCCAGCCTGCTGGTGCTCGAGGGACTGGAGCGCATCGAGACCAATCGCTCCCAGCTCGAGCGGCAGCGCGAGCTGATGATCGAGTCTCGCCGCATGGGAGTCGAGAGGATCGTCGAGATGGCCCGGACCCTGGTCCGCAACATGGCGGCCGGTGGCGGCGACCCGGCCGTGGCGCAACACGAGGCCAAGGCCCTGCTGCGCGACCTGCGCTTCGATGATGACAACTACCTCTTCGTGTTTGATGACCAGGGCACCATGCTCGTGCAGCCGGCGATACCCGAACAGGAGGGGCGCAATCTGCTCGATCTCGAGGATGCCAACGGCAAGCCGCTCATCCGCGACATGATCGAGATCGCCCGCCAGGGCGGCGGGGGTTATGCATATGAGTGGCTCAACCCCGCCACCGGCCGGGAGGAGTCGAAGTATTCCCATGCCGCGGCGATCCCCGAGTGGAACTGGATCATTGGCGCCGGCGTGTACGCCAACGAGGTGGACGCCGCCATGCTCGGCATCGAGGCGGCAGCCCGTGAGCAGTTGTTCGAAACCTTGGTGCGACTCTGGCTCGTTGCCTCGGCCATCAACCTGGCCATTACCTTTCTGGCCATCTGGGTCACCCGCCGCACGGTGCGCCAGATCCGCCGTACCGCCAGCGATATGCACGAGATTGCCCAAGCGGTGGCCCAGGGGCACGGTGACCTGACCCGGCGCCTGACCGTGACCAGCCGCGACGAGATCGGCGAGCTGGCAAGCCAGTTCAACGGCTTCCTGTCGCGCATACAGGCTACCCTGCGCGACGTCCGCGGAAGCGCCAATCGGGTCTATGACGTGGCGCAGACCATCGCCCGCGACAGCGAGGAACTCGCTTCGCGTACCGACCAGGCCGCAGCCAACCTGCAGCAGACGTCGTCGGCCATGGAGCAGATCACCTCCACGGTGCAGAACAACGCCGACCATGCCCAGCAGGCCGATGGCCTGGTCCGCGGCAGCGCCGAGGTGGCGCGCCGGGGCAGGGAGTCGATGGCGCGGGTGGAGTCGACCATGGGCGACATCAGCGACGCTGCGACGAAGATCGGGGAGATCGTCTCGCTGATCGACGGTATCGCCTTCCAGACCAACATCCTGGCGCTGAATGCCTCGGTCGAGGCGGCCAGGGCCGGCGAGCACGGCCGCGGCTTTGCCGTGGTGGCACAGGAGGTGCGCTCCCTGGCACAGCGCTCGGCCGATGCCGCGCGCGAGATCAAGGCGCTGATCGACGACTCGGTGAACCGCACCCAGCACGGGGCCGGAATCGTGCACCAGGCGGGCGAGACCATGCAGGAAATCTTTGCCAGTATCAGCCGGATCAGCGAGGTGATTGCCGAGATCAGCGCCGGTTCGCGCGAGCAGAGCGCGGGCATCCATGAGGTCAACACGGCGGTCAACCAGATGGATGCCATGACCCAGCAGAACGCGGTGATGGTGGAGCACAGCAGCGAGACGGCCGCGGCGATGCGGACCCAGGCGGAGCGCCTGTCCCGCCTGATCAACGCCTTCGTGCTTGGCGACGAGGGGAAAGTGCCGCAGGACTCGGGTAACGGCGATGCGCCGCTACCGGCGTCCGTACCCAGGGCGCTTGTGCGGCGAGAGGCACGCGCGGCCGAAACCGAATGGGAGGCCTGGTAG
- a CDS encoding YbgA family protein yields MAEATASGQAIPVGISACLMGEQVRYNGGHKRSRYCLEVLQECFAFEPFCPELEAGLGVPREPIRLVGAPGEPPRVVGTDDPSRDVTERLREVGEAFVARHRHLRGFILMKGSPSCGLERVKVYHENGMPSHADSGLFVRVLREGFPELPLEEEARMNDAVLRENFITRVFAFDDWKRHVEAASEYHALIQFHSRQKYLLMAHHVEAYRELGRYLGSEGHALPLEEVKRSYLQRFMAALSRPATRKTHTNALMHVLGYLKQAVDSEVKQDLLQAVEEYRLGHVHLAVPVRLLNHYVKRHGSAYIRQQTYLDPHPYELGLRNAI; encoded by the coding sequence TTGGCTGAGGCAACGGCGTCTGGGCAGGCGATCCCGGTAGGCATCAGTGCCTGCCTGATGGGCGAGCAGGTGCGCTATAACGGCGGGCACAAGCGTTCTCGCTACTGCCTGGAAGTGCTCCAGGAGTGCTTCGCCTTCGAGCCGTTCTGCCCCGAACTCGAGGCCGGCCTCGGCGTGCCGCGGGAGCCGATTCGCCTGGTCGGCGCGCCCGGCGAGCCGCCGAGGGTAGTGGGCACCGACGACCCCTCCCGCGACGTCACCGAGCGATTGCGCGAGGTCGGCGAGGCGTTCGTCGCCCGACACCGGCACCTGCGTGGCTTCATCCTGATGAAGGGTTCGCCGAGCTGCGGGCTCGAGCGGGTCAAGGTCTATCACGAGAACGGCATGCCCAGCCACGCCGACTCCGGCCTGTTCGTGCGCGTGCTGCGCGAAGGCTTCCCCGAGCTGCCGCTGGAGGAGGAGGCGCGCATGAACGATGCCGTGCTGCGCGAGAACTTCATCACCCGGGTGTTCGCCTTCGACGACTGGAAGCGCCACGTCGAAGCGGCGAGCGAGTACCACGCCCTGATCCAGTTCCACAGCCGCCAGAAATACCTGCTGATGGCACACCACGTGGAAGCCTACCGCGAGCTGGGCCGCTACCTGGGTAGCGAGGGGCATGCCCTGCCACTGGAGGAGGTCAAGCGCTCTTACCTGCAACGCTTCATGGCGGCACTGTCGCGACCGGCCACGCGCAAGACCCACACCAACGCGCTGATGCACGTGCTCGGCTATCTGAAGCAGGCGGTGGACAGCGAGGTCAAGCAGGACCTGCTGCAGGCGGTGGAGGAGTATCGCCTGGGCCACGTGCATCTCGCCGTGCCGGTGCGCCTGCTCAACCACTACGTGAAGCGCCACGGCTCGGCGTACATCCGCCAGCAGACCTATCTCGATCCCCACCCCTACGAGCTGGGCTTGCGCAACGCCATCTGA
- a CDS encoding ABC transporter transmembrane domain-containing protein, protein MTSRPDPRLLLRLMALLGPYRARLAIAALALLLASASVLMLGQGLRLVIDQGFLAEDSTRLNQTLAAMLGVVSVLAGASALRYYQVSWIGERLAADLRRQVYDHLLDLEPAFFESAAHRDRGPAEIASRLTTDTSVLQTLFGSSISLALRNLVMLLGAVALMLVTQPWLSALVLIGIPATVLPILWFGRRVRRLSRYSQDRVAELGRYASETLDGIRTVQAFTHEDIDRHAYGERVEQAFATAVVRTRQRAWLTGAAMLAVFAAVGLMLWQGGQAVLAGEMSAGELSAFVFYAVLAAGAVATLAEVAGDVQRAAGAAERLLELLDAEPGIRPPAQPTPLSQPLRGEIRLEKVSFAYPGRTLPALDSLDLWIRPGERIALVGPSGAGKSTLLGLLLRFHDPDRGRVTLDGVDLRALDPLELRAAMGLVAQEPVLFTGSVADNLRYGKPDASLDELRAAARDANALGFVEALPHGFDTQLGPGGVQLSGGQRQRLAIARALLKDPRVLLLDEATSALDAESERLVQQALDRLMAGRTSLVIAHRLATVTAADRLLVFDEGRLVAAGRHAELLEQSPLYRHLAELQFGRHRAEA, encoded by the coding sequence ATGACTTCTCGCCCCGATCCCCGCCTCCTGCTGCGCCTGATGGCGCTGTTGGGGCCCTATCGCGCCCGGCTGGCCATCGCCGCCCTGGCGCTGTTGCTGGCCTCCGCCAGCGTGCTGATGCTCGGCCAGGGGCTGCGCCTGGTAATCGACCAGGGCTTCCTCGCCGAGGACAGCACCCGCCTCAACCAGACACTGGCCGCCATGCTCGGCGTGGTCAGCGTACTGGCCGGGGCCTCCGCACTGCGCTACTACCAGGTGAGCTGGATCGGCGAGCGGCTGGCCGCCGACCTGCGCCGACAGGTCTACGACCACCTGCTCGACCTCGAGCCGGCCTTCTTCGAGAGCGCGGCCCATCGCGACCGCGGCCCGGCCGAGATCGCCTCGCGGCTGACCACCGACACCAGCGTGCTGCAAACCCTGTTCGGCTCGTCGATCTCGCTGGCACTGCGCAACCTGGTGATGCTGCTGGGCGCGGTGGCGCTGATGCTGGTCACCCAGCCCTGGCTCTCGGCGCTGGTGCTGATCGGCATCCCTGCCACGGTGCTGCCGATCCTGTGGTTCGGTCGCCGCGTGCGCCGTCTCTCGCGCTACAGCCAGGACCGGGTGGCCGAGCTTGGCCGCTACGCCAGCGAAACCCTCGACGGCATCCGCACCGTGCAGGCCTTTACTCACGAAGACATCGACCGCCACGCCTACGGCGAGCGCGTCGAGCAGGCCTTCGCCACCGCCGTGGTGCGCACCCGCCAGCGCGCCTGGCTGACCGGAGCGGCCATGCTGGCGGTATTCGCCGCGGTGGGCCTGATGCTGTGGCAAGGCGGCCAGGCGGTGCTGGCCGGCGAGATGAGCGCGGGCGAGCTTTCCGCCTTCGTCTTCTATGCCGTGCTGGCCGCCGGGGCGGTGGCCACCCTGGCCGAGGTTGCCGGCGACGTGCAGCGGGCCGCCGGCGCCGCCGAACGGCTGCTCGAACTGCTCGACGCCGAGCCGGGCATCCGCCCACCGGCGCAGCCGACGCCCCTGTCCCAGCCGCTGCGCGGCGAGATCCGCCTGGAGAAGGTGAGCTTTGCCTACCCGGGCCGCACGCTACCGGCGCTCGATTCGCTCGACTTGTGGATTCGACCCGGCGAGCGTATCGCCCTGGTGGGGCCTTCCGGGGCCGGCAAGAGTACGCTGCTCGGGCTACTGCTGCGCTTCCACGACCCCGACCGGGGCCGCGTGACCCTCGACGGGGTCGACCTGCGCGCGCTGGACCCACTCGAACTGCGCGCCGCCATGGGCCTGGTCGCCCAGGAGCCGGTGCTGTTCACCGGCTCGGTGGCCGACAACCTGCGCTACGGCAAGCCCGACGCCAGTCTTGACGAGCTTCGCGCCGCCGCCCGCGATGCCAACGCCCTGGGCTTCGTCGAGGCCCTGCCCCACGGCTTCGATACTCAGCTCGGCCCGGGCGGCGTGCAGCTCTCCGGCGGCCAGCGCCAGCGCCTGGCAATCGCCCGCGCGCTGCTCAAGGATCCCCGCGTGCTGCTGCTCGACGAAGCGACCAGCGCACTGGACGCCGAGAGCGAACGCCTGGTCCAGCAGGCGCTGGACAGGCTGATGGCCGGTCGCACCAGCCTGGTGATCGCCCACCGGCTGGCCACGGTGACCGCCGCCGACCGCCTGCTGGTGTTCGACGAAGGACGACTCGTCGCCGCCGGCCGCCACGCCGAACTGCTCGAGCAGAGCCCGCTCTATCGCCACCTGGCGGAGCTGCAGTTCGGGCGCCACCGGGCTGAGGCATGA